One Mauremys reevesii isolate NIE-2019 linkage group 5, ASM1616193v1, whole genome shotgun sequence genomic window carries:
- the LOC120406028 gene encoding uncharacterized protein LOC120406028 isoform X1 → MVWQETSASFISKRVVNTGKVIQPSEGRNNSDSCNVAVRRNWRGVDHHCLLYPQLRAQGELLYVYGPADTALKNFQTWVHDACVFPTCGINIRTSTRRRNLSQPLSSGLQAHSPPPHSPSSSSETSSPHTRTHKLKAAQGPARTTDAKRADISIPLQLSILPTTHLSRSLGPTQAYHNMWYTSFSVSNAPTITMWMKLDYRYVLKRTHTEKMIKDKTTLSPIGTFHKVIMAYLTSQS, encoded by the exons ATGGTCTGGCAAGAAACTTCTGCTTCATTTATCAGCAAGAGGGTTGTGAACACTGGGAAG GTTATACAACCAAGTGAGGGAAGAAACAATTCTGACTCATGCAAtgtggcagtaagaaggaactggagaggtgttgACCATCACTGCCTCTTATATCCTCAGTTGAGAGCACAAGGAGAGCTACTGTATGTGTATGGGCCAGCAGACACTGCTTTGAAGAATTTCCAGACTTGGGTGCATGATGCTTGTGTGTTCCCCACCTGTGGAATAAACATAAggaccagcactcgaagaagaaatctTTCCCAACCACTCTCTTCTGGTCTTCAAGctcattccccccctccccactcaccaagctcatcatcagaaacaAGCTCCCCACATACCAGGACACACAAACTCAAAGCAGCACAaggccctgccagaacaacagatgcaaaacgtGCAGACATATCTATACCACTACAATTATCAAtactccccacaacacacctttcaagatccttgggtcctacccaggcctatcacaacatgtggtatacctcatTCAGTGTATCAAATGCCCCAACAATAACCATGTGGATGAAACTAGACTATCGCTATGTTCTCAAaagaactcacacagaaaaaatgataaaagacaaaaccaccCTATCACCCATaggcacttttcacaaagtgatcatggcatatctgacctctcagtcctag
- the LOC120406028 gene encoding uncharacterized protein LOC120406028 isoform X2, whose amino-acid sequence MGLPGKIQVIQPSEGRNNSDSCNVAVRRNWRGVDHHCLLYPQLRAQGELLYVYGPADTALKNFQTWVHDACVFPTCGINIRTSTRRRNLSQPLSSGLQAHSPPPHSPSSSSETSSPHTRTHKLKAAQGPARTTDAKRADISIPLQLSILPTTHLSRSLGPTQAYHNMWYTSFSVSNAPTITMWMKLDYRYVLKRTHTEKMIKDKTTLSPIGTFHKVIMAYLTSQS is encoded by the exons ATGGGGCTTCCAGGAAAAATACAG GTTATACAACCAAGTGAGGGAAGAAACAATTCTGACTCATGCAAtgtggcagtaagaaggaactggagaggtgttgACCATCACTGCCTCTTATATCCTCAGTTGAGAGCACAAGGAGAGCTACTGTATGTGTATGGGCCAGCAGACACTGCTTTGAAGAATTTCCAGACTTGGGTGCATGATGCTTGTGTGTTCCCCACCTGTGGAATAAACATAAggaccagcactcgaagaagaaatctTTCCCAACCACTCTCTTCTGGTCTTCAAGctcattccccccctccccactcaccaagctcatcatcagaaacaAGCTCCCCACATACCAGGACACACAAACTCAAAGCAGCACAaggccctgccagaacaacagatgcaaaacgtGCAGACATATCTATACCACTACAATTATCAAtactccccacaacacacctttcaagatccttgggtcctacccaggcctatcacaacatgtggtatacctcatTCAGTGTATCAAATGCCCCAACAATAACCATGTGGATGAAACTAGACTATCGCTATGTTCTCAAaagaactcacacagaaaaaatgataaaagacaaaaccaccCTATCACCCATaggcacttttcacaaagtgatcatggcatatctgacctctcagtcctag